ATGTTAACGGTGGTAGCAGTGCTCCTCCTGTTAACTCATCTAAGGTGGAACAGAAAAGAGTACCGCTGGTACCAAGAGAAAGGCCACATTTGATTCATGTTGACGGGCTTGATGATCTGTATGGCATGAAAAATTTAACTGAAAGAGAGATGAATACTGTGATTGTATGGTCTTACTTGCATTCCTTACTTTCGAGGTCAGATGCGCTGCCTGAAACTGCTCAAGGAGTTAAAGAAGCTTCTGTAACATGGAAAAAACTGCTATCCATGGTTGAAGAAGACAAAGTTTCTAGGATTAATAATACAGAAAGCCCAGAAAATCAAAACTGCCCATTCTCTGTAACCACATTTGGTAAGACAATATCGGGCAGTGGAATCACTCTCGAGCTCCCTTGCGGTTTGGTTGAAGATTCTTCTATTACAATTATTGGCATCCCTAATGGGAATAGCAGCTTTCAAATTGTCCTTATTGGACAAGAGCTTGAAGAGAAGCCAAATCCTCCAATCATCTTATATTACAACATAAGAGTTCCTCAAGATAACATGACTGAGGAACCATATATAGTTCAAAATACATGGACTAGTAATTTTGGGTGGGGAAAAGAGGAAAGGTGTCCTGCTCGCGGTTCTGCTAACCAGAAAGGTACATTTCGTAAGATGTTTGTTTGTTATCAAGAAGTTTTCACCATTAAATAATAATTCATTATAAACCtttaattgttaaataattatGTTCACCTTGGAAATATAGTAAATAAGAAGCATTTTTAACTACTTGGACAGTATAATGTTCATAGATGACTTTTCCATCCATCAATAGGCTACAGCTCCAGTTGCAATTCTTACACACGAAGTTTGTAACACTCCAATCATATAAAACCAgtgtctttttaatttcctttgcTATTATGCAATGTCTTAAGTTTGAGGCTTGCAGAAAATTCTAAATCATCTAACTGTATCTTGTAGTTGATGGATTTGCTCTCTGCAATGTACAAGTCGGAAGTAACAACGAAGACAATGTAAATGTGGGTCAACCTACTAGTGATGTAACTGCTAATGTTTCCTCAGAAAGTGCACATAGAACTGGTAATTTCCCCTTTGCTGAGGGGAATCCTTTCACTGCCACATTGTGGGTTGGTTCAGAGGGATTTCATATGACTGTTAATGGAAGGCATGAAACTTCTTTTGCATACAGGGAGGTAAGGTATGGGAGGAGTGATGCTACTGAAAAAACATTTTCCTTTTTAAGAGAAGAATTATTATTCCAACCTTAGACTTTTTGTGATGCAGAAGCTTGAACCATGGCTAGTCAACAATGTTAAAGTAGCAGGCAGCCTAAATCTCTTATCTGTCCTGGCAAAAGGCTTACCCGTTATGGAAGATAGCAATTTAGTTGATGTTGATAAATTGAAGGCTCCTTCCATCACCAGGAAAAAGCTTGTTTTGTTGATTGGAGTGTTCTCTACTGGAAATAACTTTGAGCGCCGAATGGCGCTGAGGAGGTCTTGGATGCAATATGAGGCTGTACGTTCTGGAGAAGTTGCTGTCCGATTTTTCATTGGGCTTGTAAGTGATGCATTTATTTAACACTTGCCAAAGTAAATCTATACATTTTGATAAAAATCTCCTAGGTAACATTCATTATCTATCTGAATGCAGCACAAAAACAATAGAGTTAACTTTGAGTTGTGGAGTGAATCTCAAGCATATGGGGATATTCAATTAATGCCATTTGTTGATTATTATAGTTTGATTACTTTGAAGACAATTGCAATTTGCATTATGGGGGTAAGTAGAGCTACTTGATATATCCATCTTGCTCTATCTTCTTTTGGTCTTTACTTTTTATAAGCTACTTGATATATGTTTTTGGTATTAAACATGCAGACTAAAGTCATGCCATCTAAATACATCATGAAAACAGATGATGATGCTTTTGTTAGGATAGATGAAGTGCTTTCTAGCCTCAAAGGAAAGCCATCGAATGGTCTTTTGTTCGGCCTCATCTCTTCTAAATCGTCACCTGAGAGGGATAAAGAAAGCAAATGGTACATCAGTGAGAAGGTATTGACCTCTGCATGTTGCTACTAATAAATTACATTAGCAGTTTCCCCTCCAAgttttttttggtttatttaTCTATTTGTTTTTGTTACTATTATTTCAGGAATGGCCATATGATACATACCCACCATGGGCTCATGGTCCTGGCTATGTAATCTCCCGAGACATAGCGAAATTCATTGTCAATGGCCACCAGGAAAGAAAACTCCAGGTTAGAAGTTCTGTTTACCATGATGGAATGGAACCTTAAAAGCTTATATGCTCATTGAGTTACTGTAGGATCTTTCGTTCTTTTGCATAGTAAAAGGATATGCTTcttaaggttttttttttttccatggACGTGTTAAATGGTTGCCATCTTCTTAAATTAAAGGATTAAGTAAAAACTTAAGCATGCATCACCAAGGACTTACTTCTCTAAAATCAAATGGAGCTTAAAATTGATTTAAACTCTAAACTAGATTCAGGTTGTTAGCATTCATGATAGTAgctcaaaaataaaaatgagattCAGATTTCAGATGTTATTGTTTCTGTGAATGTACTATGAAAAATGTCTATTTATAGGCCAATAATACAATCTGATCCTAATGATGAAATTAACCTAATATcaaactaaataaatataaaattaataggaGATATACCTAAATtctatataaatttataatatccTAAATATATTCTAGCATAGGTGAATTTGTGAAAATTGTCATCATTGTATTGTTTTAAGTTGTGTACTTGTGTTCAAGAGGTTATTCTTCTATTACATCACTCAATATATCCttatcaaatacaaaaaaaaaaaattgtatagtTTCTTCTTTCAAACACTTTATTTAATGTAAGAGTGTCTTCATTTAACTAACTGCCcaaagttttttttatatatgtttattCTTAGCTCTTTAAATTAGAAGATGTTGCCATGGGAATATGGATTGAACAATTCAAGAATGGTGGCAAAGAAGTTCATTATGAAAATGATGAGAGGTTTTACAATGTTGGATGTGAATCAAATTATGTACTTGCCCATTATCAAAGCCCACGGTTGGTGCTGTGCCTTTGGGATAAACTGCAAAAAGAACATCAACCAAGATGCTGTGAGTAGAATATAGTACATAGTTACCAATCTTTCTTTTGGTTACTCATGAATCTGAGGTTTGAgcttatttaaatttttaaaatgtatgTTTGTTAGTGTTACCTTTAATCATATTAGATGTATTTTGTATCTTATAATTCATTGATTTATTCATTGGAAACACTCATTTTTTCCTAAAAGGGAAGTAGATTTTTGCCTTAAAATCAATTTTCTTTTGATGTGTTGTGGCATTCTTGTATTGGATATTGTTGGATATTTATATCACAAGTGTATCCATTAAAGGGCAAGAAAAAGATAGTGTTTATCAAATCaatgattttaactaaaattttcatattttaattacgTGTATGAGTAAACTTTTTTGTATATGGAATGCTTTAAACTTGTGTTCATGATAGAACTTTCCAAAACAGATGTGATACATAGGATTAGAAACAAGATTAATACAACCGATTAgggtatgaaaataaaattgttcatccaatttaatttaaattaaaaattgatcaaaataatattaatttaaattagatcatattttaacttttttcaaatcgatcaaattcaaaattaatagTTTGAAtcgaattaaattaaatttaaaaataaaatcaaactaattcagtctaaattataacaaattatatattttatatcgaatatttattttttaagtcgATTTAAATCGCATCACAAATAGTCTAATACCTCTACAAACATCAAAATTAATAGTGGTGCTTTTATTTTCCTTATTCAAACCTCATGAATGGCTTCCATTTCCATTTTAGTATTCaaagtattttaaattataaagctATACCACACTGATTGATTACTATCCTGTGGGACAAAAATCCAAACCAAAAGTAAATAGACTACTTATGTTTTCACTAGTGCATATCTTATTTAAGTATTGGTAACAATTATTCAAACATTATTGAAAGCTGctaaaattgatttttggcTTCAAATTATTGGTAACCATCTCttaattaaaatagttggtagtCATAGCATTTAGAAAATTTggaattttcttttaataaggTCTCTTTACGCAACCTGGTTTTGAATAAAAGTGCCACGCGTACCACCAAAGGAAAGGTACTTTGATGAATAAAGCTATAGCGTTTAACCATAATAAGATTAATATTGAAATTGAAACAGAAGTATATGAATTGAATTGCATTGAATTGAACCCAATGCTCCCTCCACTTTTATAGTGCAGGAATATTGGGAAGcaatttctttttctgttcACCTTTCTTGGGCATCTTATCCGTTATTGTTACATGTTAGTTTCATTTATTTGGATAACATAATAATTAAGATAAGTTCCAACAtatttatcatttaaaaaaaagatatttaagtctttaaaaatttgaaaatatatttatattttgatatttttaaaatttggataTATCGATCCTTTATATTTATTTAGGTGTGTCAAACTCAACGAAAAAATTAAACGTGACGTGTATTG
Above is a genomic segment from Arachis stenosperma cultivar V10309 chromosome 1, arast.V10309.gnm1.PFL2, whole genome shotgun sequence containing:
- the LOC130941507 gene encoding hydroxyproline O-galactosyltransferase GALT3 isoform X4, which translates into the protein MKRLRLIQGLLKMKKWYGGLLIMTLVMMLVFLYGYKGFQPQKQSAKQSAYNFFHNQQLVDDYVNGGSSAPPVNSSKVEQKRVPLVPRERPHLIHVDGLDDLYGMKNLTEREMNTVIVWSYLHSLLSRSDALPETAQGVKEASVTWKKLLSMVEEDKVSRINNTESPENQNCPFSVTTFGKTISGSGITLELPCGLVEDSSITIIGIPNGNSSFQIVLIGQELEEKPNPPIILYYNIRVPQDNMTEEPYIVQNTWTSNFGWGKEERCPARGSANQKVDGFALCNVQVGSNNEDNVNVGQPTSDVTANVSSESAHRTGNFPFAEGNPFTATLWVGSEGFHMTVNGRHETSFAYREKLEPWLVNNVKVAGSLNLLSVLAKGLPVMEDSNLVDVDKLKAPSITRKKLVLLIGVFSTGNNFERRMALRRSWMQYEAVRSGEVAVRFFIGLHKNNRVNFELWSESQAYGDIQLMPFVDYYSLITLKTIAICIMGTKVMPSKYIMKTDDDAFVRIDEVLSSLKGKPSNGLLFGLISSKSSPERDKESKWYISEKEWPYDTYPPWAHGPGYVISRDIAKFIVNGHQERKLQLFKLEDVAMGIWIEQFKNGGKEVHYENDERFYNVGCESNYVLAHYQSPRLVLCLWDKLQKEHQPRCCE
- the LOC130941507 gene encoding hydroxyproline O-galactosyltransferase GALT3 isoform X1: MFMLIFSDQILQKRLRLIQGLLKMKKWYGGLLIMTLVMMLVFLYGYKGFQPQKQSAKQSAYNFFHNQQLVDDYVNGGSSAPPVNSSKVEQKRVPLVPRERPHLIHVDGLDDLYGMKNLTEREMNTVIVWSYLHSLLSRSDALPETAQGVKEASVTWKKLLSMVEEDKVSRINNTESPENQNCPFSVTTFGKTISGSGITLELPCGLVEDSSITIIGIPNGNSSFQIVLIGQELEEKPNPPIILYYNIRVPQDNMTEEPYIVQNTWTSNFGWGKEERCPARGSANQKVDGFALCNVQVGSNNEDNVNVGQPTSDVTANVSSESAHRTGNFPFAEGNPFTATLWVGSEGFHMTVNGRHETSFAYREKLEPWLVNNVKVAGSLNLLSVLAKGLPVMEDSNLVDVDKLKAPSITRKKLVLLIGVFSTGNNFERRMALRRSWMQYEAVRSGEVAVRFFIGLHKNNRVNFELWSESQAYGDIQLMPFVDYYSLITLKTIAICIMGTKVMPSKYIMKTDDDAFVRIDEVLSSLKGKPSNGLLFGLISSKSSPERDKESKWYISEKEWPYDTYPPWAHGPGYVISRDIAKFIVNGHQERKLQLFKLEDVAMGIWIEQFKNGGKEVHYENDERFYNVGCESNYVLAHYQSPRLVLCLWDKLQKEHQPRCCE
- the LOC130941507 gene encoding hydroxyproline O-galactosyltransferase GALT3 isoform X2, whose translation is MLQLNSMKRLRLIQGLLKMKKWYGGLLIMTLVMMLVFLYGYKGFQPQKQSAKQSAYNFFHNQQLVDDYVNGGSSAPPVNSSKVEQKRVPLVPRERPHLIHVDGLDDLYGMKNLTEREMNTVIVWSYLHSLLSRSDALPETAQGVKEASVTWKKLLSMVEEDKVSRINNTESPENQNCPFSVTTFGKTISGSGITLELPCGLVEDSSITIIGIPNGNSSFQIVLIGQELEEKPNPPIILYYNIRVPQDNMTEEPYIVQNTWTSNFGWGKEERCPARGSANQKVDGFALCNVQVGSNNEDNVNVGQPTSDVTANVSSESAHRTGNFPFAEGNPFTATLWVGSEGFHMTVNGRHETSFAYREKLEPWLVNNVKVAGSLNLLSVLAKGLPVMEDSNLVDVDKLKAPSITRKKLVLLIGVFSTGNNFERRMALRRSWMQYEAVRSGEVAVRFFIGLHKNNRVNFELWSESQAYGDIQLMPFVDYYSLITLKTIAICIMGTKVMPSKYIMKTDDDAFVRIDEVLSSLKGKPSNGLLFGLISSKSSPERDKESKWYISEKEWPYDTYPPWAHGPGYVISRDIAKFIVNGHQERKLQLFKLEDVAMGIWIEQFKNGGKEVHYENDERFYNVGCESNYVLAHYQSPRLVLCLWDKLQKEHQPRCCE
- the LOC130941507 gene encoding hydroxyproline O-galactosyltransferase GALT3 isoform X5; its protein translation is MKKWYGGLLIMTLVMMLVFLYGYKGFQPQKQSAKQSAYNFFHNQQLVDDYVNGGSSAPPVNSSKVEQKRVPLVPRERPHLIHVDGLDDLYGMKNLTEREMNTVIVWSYLHSLLSRSDALPETAQGVKEASVTWKKLLSMVEEDKVSRINNTESPENQNCPFSVTTFGKTISGSGITLELPCGLVEDSSITIIGIPNGNSSFQIVLIGQELEEKPNPPIILYYNIRVPQDNMTEEPYIVQNTWTSNFGWGKEERCPARGSANQKVDGFALCNVQVGSNNEDNVNVGQPTSDVTANVSSESAHRTGNFPFAEGNPFTATLWVGSEGFHMTVNGRHETSFAYREKLEPWLVNNVKVAGSLNLLSVLAKGLPVMEDSNLVDVDKLKAPSITRKKLVLLIGVFSTGNNFERRMALRRSWMQYEAVRSGEVAVRFFIGLHKNNRVNFELWSESQAYGDIQLMPFVDYYSLITLKTIAICIMGTKVMPSKYIMKTDDDAFVRIDEVLSSLKGKPSNGLLFGLISSKSSPERDKESKWYISEKEWPYDTYPPWAHGPGYVISRDIAKFIVNGHQERKLQLFKLEDVAMGIWIEQFKNGGKEVHYENDERFYNVGCESNYVLAHYQSPRLVLCLWDKLQKEHQPRCCE